The following proteins come from a genomic window of Maribacter sp. HTCC2170:
- a CDS encoding cytochrome C oxidase subunit IV family protein, with protein MEKTAKIYTGLIVLTVLSIVAAYYVNYVTVIMILAALKFIGVSFYFMELKKAHIFWKVSLLVFLILFVVLILFLFEQ; from the coding sequence ATGGAAAAGACAGCTAAAATTTACACTGGTTTGATTGTGCTAACCGTTTTGTCAATAGTTGCTGCCTATTATGTTAATTATGTTACTGTAATAATGATTTTGGCTGCATTAAAATTTATCGGTGTTTCATTTTACTTTATGGAACTCAAAAAGGCACATATTTTTTGGAAAGTATCACTACTTGTATTTTTAATACTCTTTGTGGTGCTCATATTGTTCCTTTTTGAACAATGA